From Pan troglodytes isolate AG18354 chromosome 9, NHGRI_mPanTro3-v2.0_pri, whole genome shotgun sequence, the proteins below share one genomic window:
- the KCNE3 gene encoding potassium voltage-gated channel subfamily E member 3 has product METTNGTETWYESLHAVLKALNATLHSNLLCRPGPGLGPDNQTEERRASLPGRDDNSYMYILFVMFLFAVTVGSLILGYTRSRKVDKRSDPYHVYIKNRVSMI; this is encoded by the coding sequence ATGGAGACTACCAATGGAACGGAGACCTGGTATGAGAGCCTGCATGCCGTGCTGAAGGCTCTAAATGCCACTCTTCACAGCAATTTGCTCTGCCGGCCAGGGCCAGGACTGGGGCCAGACAACCAGACTGAAGAGAGGCGGGCCAGCCTACCTGGCCGTGATGACAACTCCTACATGTACATTCTCTTTGTCATGTTTCTATTTGCTGTAACTGTGGGCAGCCTCATCCTGGGATACACCCGCTCCCGCAAAGTGGACAAGCGTAGTGACCCCTATCATGTGTATATCAAGAACCGTGTGTCTATGATCTAA